One genomic window of Plasmodium coatneyi strain Hackeri chromosome 12, complete sequence includes the following:
- a CDS encoding Aspartate transcarbamoylase: MIEIFGPLALAFTLLLAVVLAHIIVGTRKKELIIDRKGELNIKYKIDFDLIAQRMKLKNVINIDDISHEELLVILFTAKKFESLLKNKEDTKFLDNKVFCSIFLEPSTRTRCSFDSAILRLGSKMINITDMNSTSFYKGETVQDAFTILAKYVDGIIYRDPSNNNVDLAVASSDKPIINAGNGTGEHPTQSLLDFYTIYNFFPHILERDINQKINVAFVGDLKNGRTVHSLSKLLSRYNVNFNFISCKSLDIPENIVHIITNNLKRNNFYNENSIRKYDNLEKGIKDAHVIYMTRIQKERFTDLNEYNVYKDAFILDNNVLKNTRMDAKVLHPLPRVNEIKVEVDNSPKSVYFLQAENGLYVRMALLYLIFS, encoded by the exons ATGATAGAAATATTTGGCCCGCTGGCTTTAGCGTTCACGCTTTTATTGGCTGTGGTTCTAGCACATATAATTGTAGGTacgagaaaaaaggaattaatcATCGATAGAAAAGGAGAGCTGAACATCAAGTACAAAATCGATTTTGATTTAATTGCGCAACGAATGAAACTTAAGAATGTAATAAATATCGATGACATAAGTCATGAGGAACTGTTAGTCATTTTGTTCACCGCGAAGAAGTTTGAGtctttgttaaaaaataaagaggacACGAAATTCCTGGACAATAAAGTTTTCTGTAGTATCTTCCTGGAGCCTAGTACAAGAACGAGATGTTCCTTCGACTCAGCAATTTTGAGGCTCGGCTCGAAGATGATAAATATTACGGACATGAATTCCACGTCGTTTTACAAGGGGGAAACTGTCCAGGACGCGTTTACCATCTTGGCCAAATACGTGGACGGGATTATATACCGGGATCCCTCGAAT AATAATGTGGACCTGGCCGTCGCCTCGTCGGACAAGCCAATCATCAACGCGGGAAATGGCACAGGGGAACACCCAACTCAGTCACTCCTAGACTTCTACACCATATACAACTTCTTCCCACACATTTTGGAAAGAGACATAaaccaaaaaataaacgtcGCCTTTGTTggagatttaaaaaatggaaggactGTCCACTCACTTAGTAAATTACTTAGCAGATATAATgtcaattttaattttatatcaTGCAAATCGCTGGACATTCCAGAAAATATTGTCCACATTATAACGAACAAtttgaaaaggaataatttcTACAATGAAAATTCTATCAGAAAATATGACAATTTggagaaaggaataaaagacgCGCATGTGATATACATGACGCGCAtacagaaggaaaggtttACGGATTTGAACGAGTACAATGTATATAAGGACGCCTTCATTCTGGATAACAACGTTTTGAAGAATACCAGGATGGATGCAAAG GTCCTGCATCCCCTTCCCAGGGTTAACGAAATAAAGGTCGAAGTTGATAACAGTCCCAAAAGTGTGTACTTTTTGCAGGCCGAGAACGGGTTGTATGTGAGGATGGCCCTGTTGTAtctcattttttcgtaa